A portion of the Adhaeribacter radiodurans genome contains these proteins:
- the hppD gene encoding 4-hydroxyphenylpyruvate dioxygenase — protein MHANSSSDFLPLNGSDHIEFYVGNAKQAAYYYQTAFGFELIAYAGPETGRRDQASYVVQQGKIRLVFTTSLLPDSAIARHVLLHGDGVKVLALWVDDAEKSFRETIARGAKAAAEPQTIRDEFGEVTTASIHTYGETIHAFVERRNYNGPFMPGFIQRKSALPVNPVGLKYIDHCVGNVGWGEMNKWVEFYEKVMGFKLLITFDDNDISTDYTALMSKVVSNGNGYVKFPINEPAEGKKKSQIEEYLDFYHSPGVQHIALATDNILFTVAELRKRGVEFLEVPATYYEDLMERVGTIDEEINAIKDLNLLVDRDEEGYLLQIFTKPVEDRPTVFYEIIQRKGAKSFGKGNFKALFEAIEREQARRGNL, from the coding sequence ATGCATGCTAATTCTTCGTCCGACTTTTTGCCCTTAAACGGCTCCGATCACATTGAGTTTTACGTGGGTAATGCCAAACAAGCAGCTTATTACTACCAAACCGCTTTTGGTTTTGAACTAATTGCCTATGCGGGCCCGGAAACGGGGCGGCGCGACCAAGCCAGCTACGTGGTACAGCAAGGTAAAATCCGGTTGGTGTTTACTACCTCCCTCCTACCCGACTCTGCTATTGCGCGGCACGTTCTACTTCACGGCGATGGGGTAAAAGTATTGGCTTTGTGGGTAGACGATGCCGAAAAATCTTTTCGGGAAACCATTGCGCGTGGTGCTAAAGCAGCCGCAGAACCGCAAACTATCCGGGATGAATTTGGAGAAGTAACTACTGCTTCTATCCATACTTACGGCGAAACCATTCATGCATTCGTAGAACGACGAAATTATAACGGTCCGTTTATGCCCGGCTTTATCCAAAGAAAAAGTGCGCTCCCAGTAAACCCCGTTGGTTTAAAATACATCGACCATTGTGTAGGCAACGTTGGCTGGGGCGAAATGAATAAGTGGGTAGAATTTTACGAAAAAGTAATGGGCTTTAAATTATTAATTACGTTTGATGATAACGATATTTCGACGGATTATACAGCCCTAATGTCGAAGGTAGTATCGAACGGTAATGGCTACGTAAAATTCCCGATTAATGAGCCCGCCGAAGGCAAAAAGAAATCCCAGATTGAAGAGTATTTAGATTTTTATCATAGCCCGGGGGTGCAACATATTGCGTTGGCTACCGATAACATTTTATTTACCGTGGCCGAACTACGAAAACGGGGTGTTGAATTTTTGGAAGTACCCGCCACTTATTACGAGGATTTGATGGAACGGGTGGGAACTATTGACGAAGAAATAAATGCCATTAAAGATTTAAATTTATTGGTAGACCGAGACGAGGAAGGTTATTTGCTTCAAATTTTTACTAAACCCGTAGAAGATAGGCCTACCGTATTTTACGAGATAATTCAACGGAAAGGTGCTAAATCTTTCGGAAAAGGAAATTTTAAAGCTTTGTTCGAAGCCATTGAACGCGAACAAGCCCGGCGCGGAAATTTGTAG
- a CDS encoding phospho-sugar mutase, protein MIDPAIQSKIDSWLNGPYDDVTKAQIRELMNGTQNESLTDAFYRDLEFGTGGLRGLMGVGSNRMNRYTLGAATQGLSNYLKKSFPDEQVKVAIAHDSRNNSPEFARIVADVFSANDIKVYFFKELRPTPELSFAIRHLGCHSGVVLTASHNPKEYNGYKAYWNDGGQVVAPHDKNIINEVNAIKSIEDIKFEPKAENIQLIGEEVDEAYLERVAGLSISHEAIHRQHDLKIVYTPLHGTGITLVPSILAKMGFTNVTIVEEQATPDGNFPTVVYPNPEEKEAMSLALQKAQEIDADLVLATDPDADRVGIGVKNIHGEFVLLNGNQTGSLLIYYLVKAWNDAGKLTGKEFIANTIVTTELMNRVADKYGVKSYQTLTGFKYIAEVIRGLEGKETFIGGGEESYGYLIGDFVRDKDAIASCAMIAEMAAVAKDQGKTLYQLMISMYEEFKFYKEDLISLTKKGQRGQQEIAEMMQALRDNPPQVINGARVHEIRDYKTGVIKNLETGTEHTIDMERSNVLQFITADGSKISARPSGTEPKIKFYFSVQQKLPSEADFDRVDAQLTRRIHEIIADMKLR, encoded by the coding sequence ATGATTGACCCAGCTATCCAAAGTAAAATTGACTCCTGGTTGAACGGTCCTTACGACGACGTAACCAAAGCCCAGATTCGGGAATTAATGAACGGTACCCAAAACGAATCGTTAACAGATGCGTTTTACCGCGATTTAGAATTTGGCACCGGCGGCCTGCGCGGCTTAATGGGCGTAGGTAGTAACCGCATGAACCGTTATACTCTGGGTGCTGCCACGCAAGGTTTAAGTAATTATTTAAAAAAATCTTTCCCGGATGAACAAGTAAAAGTAGCCATTGCCCATGATAGCCGTAACAACAGCCCGGAGTTTGCCCGCATTGTGGCCGATGTTTTTAGCGCCAACGATATTAAAGTATATTTCTTTAAAGAGCTGCGTCCTACGCCCGAACTTTCTTTTGCTATCCGGCACTTAGGGTGTCACAGCGGCGTAGTTTTAACCGCCTCGCACAACCCCAAAGAATACAATGGCTACAAAGCTTACTGGAACGATGGTGGTCAGGTGGTAGCGCCGCACGATAAAAATATCATCAACGAAGTAAATGCCATTAAATCGATTGAAGACATAAAATTTGAGCCTAAGGCAGAAAACATCCAGTTAATTGGCGAAGAGGTTGACGAAGCTTACCTGGAACGCGTAGCTGGTTTATCTATTTCGCACGAAGCTATTCATCGGCAGCACGATTTAAAAATTGTGTATACGCCTTTGCACGGTACGGGCATTACTTTAGTGCCTAGCATTCTGGCTAAAATGGGCTTTACCAATGTTACTATCGTAGAAGAACAAGCAACCCCAGATGGCAATTTCCCAACGGTAGTTTATCCGAACCCCGAAGAAAAAGAGGCCATGAGTTTGGCTTTGCAAAAAGCCCAGGAAATAGACGCCGACCTGGTACTGGCCACTGATCCAGATGCGGACCGGGTAGGCATTGGAGTAAAAAATATCCACGGCGAATTTGTGCTGCTCAACGGTAACCAAACCGGTAGTTTACTTATTTATTATTTAGTAAAAGCCTGGAACGATGCGGGAAAACTAACCGGTAAAGAATTTATCGCCAACACCATTGTTACTACGGAGCTCATGAACCGGGTAGCCGACAAATACGGGGTAAAATCGTATCAAACGCTTACCGGCTTTAAATACATTGCCGAAGTAATCCGGGGATTAGAAGGCAAAGAAACTTTTATTGGCGGCGGCGAAGAAAGTTATGGTTATTTAATCGGGGATTTTGTGCGCGATAAAGATGCTATTGCTTCCTGCGCCATGATTGCCGAAATGGCGGCTGTAGCCAAAGACCAGGGAAAAACTTTGTACCAGCTTATGATTAGCATGTACGAAGAATTTAAATTTTACAAAGAAGATTTAATTTCCTTAACTAAAAAAGGGCAGCGCGGACAACAAGAAATTGCTGAAATGATGCAGGCCTTGCGTGATAACCCGCCGCAGGTAATTAATGGTGCCCGGGTTCACGAAATACGGGATTATAAAACCGGAGTAATTAAAAATCTGGAGACTGGTACCGAACATACCATAGACATGGAGCGCTCTAACGTATTGCAGTTTATTACCGCCGATGGTTCTAAAATCTCCGCTCGTCCATCCGGAACTGAACCAAAAATTAAATTTTACTTTAGCGTGCAGCAAAAACTACCTTCCGAAGCTGACTTCGACCGGGTAGATGCCCAGCTTACCCGCCGCATTCACGAGATTATTGCCGATATGAAATTACGCTAG